A section of the Clostridium sp. TW13 genome encodes:
- the feoB gene encoding ferrous iron transport protein B, which produces MNIALLGNPNVGKTTLFNSLTGSNQYVGNWAGVTVEKKEGFLDNFKIIDLPGIYSMDAFSNEEKISKNFLETESIDLIINIVDASNLDRNLYLTYQLKQYKKPMILVLNMIDVAEKKGYKFNLELLEKNFRMKVFPIIASKSIGLDEIKKYIQKEYYSNSLDLTPPNFTNENEAYNYIDSMVSSCRIMSTKTKLDLSESLDSILLNPILAYPMFLLILLFIFKFTFSWVGAPLSKILGILLNSCFMPYLNNLLSGASPWISSLIVNGIVGGVGGILTLLPVILALFFCITILEDSGYMARVAFLMDKIMRKIGLSGKAFIPMILGFGCSVPAIMSARTLESEKDRRLAALLIPLMSCNAKLSIYMVFALALFPKNQGLLIASLYGLGILIAFIMALIFKNSLFKKDEHPFIIELPKLKMPNSQNILNQLSEKTKSFLSKAGTTIFAMSVIIWFLQAFNASGQVANINQSFLYSIGNSIAPFFKPLGFGTWEASVSLLTGIMAKETVVSTLSVIYGNNLLTIIPLHFTQVSAYAFLVFVLLYSPCISVIGTMKKEFGFAMTVFSVIYQILLAWIVSFLFFTVGSMFFH; this is translated from the coding sequence ATGAACATTGCATTATTAGGCAACCCCAATGTAGGAAAAACAACTTTATTCAATTCTTTAACTGGTTCCAATCAATATGTAGGAAATTGGGCTGGAGTTACTGTAGAAAAAAAAGAAGGATTCTTAGATAATTTTAAAATCATAGATCTTCCTGGAATATATTCTATGGATGCTTTTTCAAATGAAGAAAAAATATCTAAAAATTTTTTAGAAACTGAATCTATTGATCTAATTATAAATATAGTTGATGCCTCAAATTTAGATAGAAATTTATATCTTACTTATCAGTTAAAGCAATATAAAAAGCCAATGATTCTTGTATTAAACATGATAGATGTAGCCGAGAAGAAAGGATACAAATTTAACCTTGAACTATTAGAAAAGAATTTTAGAATGAAAGTTTTCCCTATAATCGCCTCAAAATCCATAGGATTAGATGAAATAAAGAAGTATATACAGAAGGAATATTATTCTAATAGCTTGGATTTAACTCCACCTAATTTTACAAATGAAAATGAAGCATACAATTATATTGATTCCATGGTCTCTTCATGCAGAATCATGAGTACCAAAACCAAATTGGATTTATCTGAGTCTCTAGACAGCATACTTCTCAATCCTATATTAGCTTACCCCATGTTTTTACTTATACTATTATTTATATTCAAATTTACCTTTTCATGGGTTGGTGCACCTTTATCTAAGATTTTAGGCATATTATTAAATTCATGTTTTATGCCTTATTTAAATAATCTGTTATCAGGTGCTTCTCCATGGATAAGCTCTCTTATAGTAAATGGCATTGTAGGCGGTGTAGGTGGGATACTTACTTTACTCCCTGTAATTTTAGCTTTATTTTTCTGTATTACTATTTTAGAAGATAGTGGCTATATGGCTAGAGTTGCATTTCTAATGGACAAGATTATGAGAAAAATAGGTCTATCAGGAAAAGCTTTCATTCCTATGATTTTAGGATTTGGATGTTCTGTTCCTGCCATAATGTCTGCAAGAACTTTAGAAAGTGAAAAAGATAGAAGACTTGCTGCTTTATTGATTCCGTTAATGTCATGTAACGCTAAACTTTCTATTTATATGGTATTTGCATTAGCACTTTTTCCCAAAAATCAGGGGTTACTCATAGCCTCCTTATATGGATTGGGAATTCTAATTGCATTTATTATGGCACTAATTTTCAAAAATAGTTTATTTAAAAAGGACGAACATCCATTTATTATTGAATTACCTAAACTAAAAATGCCAAATTCTCAAAATATACTTAATCAATTATCAGAAAAAACTAAAAGTTTTCTTTCAAAAGCCGGAACCACTATTTTTGCAATGAGTGTAATAATATGGTTTTTACAAGCCTTCAACGCTTCTGGACAAGTTGCAAATATAAATCAAAGCTTTCTATATTCCATCGGAAACTCTATTGCACCATTTTTTAAACCACTAGGGTTTGGTACCTGGGAAGCCTCCGTTTCTCTTTTAACAGGAATAATGGCCAAGGAAACAGTTGTATCTACATTATCAGTAATATACGGAAATAACCTACTTACTATAATTCCTTTACACTTTACTCAAGTGTCAGCTTATGCTTTCTTAGTTTTTGTACTTCTATATTCTCCTTGCATTTCAGTTATAGGCACAATGAAAAAAGAATTTGGATTTGCAATGACTGTTTTCTCTGTTATTTACCAAATACTTCTAGCATGGATTGTTTCTTTCTTATTTTTTACTGTAGGCTCCATGTTTTTTCATTAA
- a CDS encoding ribonuclease H-like domain-containing protein: MKKYDNLTIRQSNKNPLPVSIIGKYGLDKCIFIDIECTGFSKEEDGIFCISIGKLFDDRYEVTVCFNPYDEANLLNEVEPLLRCENICTFNGIAFDEPFINARLKKYNIDEVSYKNHYDFYRILQPYTKGLGSKGCSLKSFEELVGISRIDEIDGKECRDKFLLYLEQQDETLVKAIIQHNLEDVLELPKLFLILNKIKSENILRDDALSINEIRYISRLIQKRNIIIEDIKFNYLSTKDSRRLIYQLRQKIIDYNEIDNILKANHKQAKIYE, encoded by the coding sequence TTGAAAAAATACGATAATTTAACAATAAGACAAAGCAATAAGAATCCACTTCCAGTATCAATTATTGGAAAGTATGGTTTGGATAAATGTATTTTTATTGATATTGAATGTACAGGTTTTAGTAAGGAGGAAGATGGAATATTTTGCATTTCTATAGGTAAATTATTTGATGATAGATATGAGGTCACTGTTTGCTTTAATCCTTATGATGAGGCGAATTTACTTAACGAAGTAGAACCTTTGCTACGTTGTGAAAATATATGTACATTTAATGGGATAGCTTTTGATGAGCCTTTTATCAATGCTAGACTAAAAAAATATAATATTGATGAAGTTAGTTACAAGAATCATTATGATTTTTATAGGATTTTGCAACCATATACAAAAGGATTGGGTAGTAAAGGATGTTCTTTAAAAAGCTTTGAAGAACTTGTTGGAATTTCAAGAATAGATGAAATAGATGGCAAGGAGTGTAGAGATAAATTCCTGTTATATCTTGAGCAACAAGATGAGACGTTAGTTAAAGCTATAATACAACATAATTTAGAAGATGTTCTAGAATTACCAAAGTTATTTTTAATTCTAAATAAAATTAAAAGCGAAAATATATTGCGTGATGATGCTCTTTCAATAAATGAGATACGATATATTTCTAGATTGATACAAAAAAGAAATATTATTATTGAAGATATTAAATTTAATTATTTATCTACAAAAGATAGTCGTAGGCTAATATATCAATTACGACAGAAAATCATAGATTATAATGAAATTGATAATATTTTAAAAGCAAATCATAAACAAGCAAAGATTTATGAATGA
- the argS gene encoding arginine--tRNA ligase, producing MNFKNLAVERLSEILDLDKNSLEKMLQIPPKPEMGNFAFPCFQLTQIHEKTPNLIAEEISNTINKECFEKIENVGPYINFYIDKKIFIKETIQNILSKGDFYGRSECNKGKNVCIQTSCSNIIKLSGIESLSLTVISKSLSRIFQSQGYDVITSCCDKNLESVMFSEYQEIYKLNNMKFDIYIEECASNKIEEVIEILIQNKLLIKSNGAEVVELKKYNMPPFIVKNVDGTYSSYIKLLTCIINQKNIYRFDKSIHIAELEQRSYYEQVLKVMGILDKQLSKECKYFELGLVKLFNPRCFADENGYINIRSLEKALIQKAFNMMSKLNVYVSNKEEASRILGIGAVSFFLIKNCKERQFYFDLEQVMSLEGDTGAYVLYTYFVGNSILCNNELTLAEPEYSKLYSTEEYELIKLLDEYIQSIDMAINKLAPNIIAEYCIQVSKAFNKFVNNHEIENIDDEGLKCARLNLVRAACQVIKNSLALIGVDIVEKIR from the coding sequence ATGAACTTTAAAAACCTTGCAGTAGAAAGACTATCTGAAATTCTAGATTTAGATAAAAATAGTTTGGAGAAGATGCTACAAATCCCTCCTAAACCTGAAATGGGCAATTTTGCTTTTCCATGCTTTCAGTTAACTCAAATTCATGAGAAAACTCCTAATTTAATAGCAGAAGAAATAAGTAATACAATAAATAAAGAGTGTTTTGAAAAGATAGAGAATGTAGGTCCATATATTAATTTTTATATAGATAAGAAAATATTTATTAAGGAAACTATACAAAATATATTATCTAAAGGTGATTTCTACGGGAGATCAGAGTGTAATAAAGGGAAAAATGTATGTATTCAAACCTCTTGCTCAAATATAATTAAATTATCTGGCATAGAAAGTTTATCTTTAACAGTTATAAGCAAATCATTATCTAGAATTTTTCAGAGTCAAGGTTATGATGTCATAACAAGTTGTTGTGATAAGAATTTAGAAAGTGTTATGTTTAGTGAGTATCAAGAAATATACAAATTAAATAATATGAAATTTGATATATATATTGAGGAATGTGCTTCTAATAAAATAGAGGAAGTTATTGAAATATTGATTCAAAATAAATTGCTAATCAAAAGTAATGGAGCAGAAGTTGTAGAATTGAAGAAATATAACATGCCGCCATTTATAGTTAAAAATGTAGATGGAACATACTCATCTTATATCAAATTATTAACCTGCATAATAAATCAAAAAAATATATATAGATTTGATAAAAGTATCCATATTGCAGAACTGGAACAGCGAAGTTACTATGAGCAAGTATTAAAAGTAATGGGTATCTTAGATAAGCAGTTGTCAAAGGAGTGCAAATATTTTGAACTTGGGTTGGTTAAGTTATTTAATCCTAGATGTTTTGCAGATGAAAATGGATATATAAACATAAGAAGCTTAGAGAAGGCATTAATACAAAAGGCTTTTAATATGATGAGCAAGCTTAATGTTTATGTTAGCAATAAAGAGGAAGCTAGTAGAATACTTGGTATTGGAGCAGTTAGTTTTTTTCTAATAAAGAACTGTAAAGAAAGGCAGTTTTATTTTGATTTAGAGCAGGTAATGTCTTTAGAAGGTGACACAGGAGCGTATGTGCTGTATACTTATTTTGTAGGAAACAGCATTTTGTGCAATAATGAACTAACTTTAGCAGAACCTGAATATTCAAAACTTTATAGTACAGAAGAATATGAGTTAATAAAACTTTTAGATGAATATATACAAAGCATTGATATGGCTATAAATAAATTAGCACCTAATATTATAGCTGAATATTGCATTCAGGTTTCAAAGGCTTTTAATAAGTTTGTTAATAATCATGAAATTGAGAATATAGATGATGAAGGACTGAAATGCGCAAGGCTTAATTTAGTTAGGGCAGCTTGCCAAGTAATAAAGAATTCTTTAGCATTAATAGGGGTGGATATAGTTGAAAAAATACGATAA
- a CDS encoding site-2 protease family protein, with protein sequence MIQDYLLKLILSIPGILLGFAFHEYAHAKVADKLGDKTPRFEGRLTLNPLAHIDIIGFIMIVLFGFGWAKPVTVNKRAFKNYYKDDLKVSAAGPLANLVLAFILTIVLALFQKYVLFMLGTQLALIIYSIIYKGIYINIGLCIFNLLPLPGLDGLSILQDYSPKTYYKYANQLYRYEMPILLIAIAIGGRILYYPTTAIGNLFSILVFSVIR encoded by the coding sequence ATGATACAAGATTATTTATTAAAATTGATATTAAGTATTCCAGGAATTTTACTTGGGTTTGCTTTTCATGAATATGCTCATGCAAAGGTAGCAGATAAACTAGGAGATAAAACACCAAGATTTGAAGGAAGATTAACTTTAAATCCACTAGCACATATAGACATCATAGGATTTATAATGATAGTCTTGTTTGGGTTTGGATGGGCTAAGCCTGTTACAGTTAATAAAAGAGCATTTAAAAATTATTACAAGGATGATTTAAAAGTATCTGCAGCTGGACCTTTAGCAAACTTAGTATTAGCATTTATTTTAACTATAGTGCTTGCACTTTTTCAAAAATATGTACTTTTTATGCTTGGAACTCAGTTAGCACTTATAATTTATTCGATTATTTACAAAGGGATTTATATAAATATAGGATTATGTATATTTAATTTGTTACCACTACCAGGTTTAGATGGATTATCAATTCTACAAGATTATAGTCCAAAAACATATTATAAGTATGCAAACCAACTATATAGATATGAAATGCCAATTTTATTAATTGCAATTGCTATAGGAGGTAGAATATTATATTATCCTACTACAGCAATAGGTAACTTATTTAGTATTCTTGTTTTCTCAGTCATTAGGTAA
- a CDS encoding L-lactate dehydrogenase, which yields MKIEKGNKISIIGAGFVGSTTAYALLLEGIASEIVIVDINKDKAEAEAMDLSHGAAFLKPCNVKAGDYVDTKDSDIVIITAGVGQKPGETRLDIINKNLGVFKQIVPEVVKYNPDAILLVVSNPVDVLTYITYKLSGFPAERVIGSGTVLDTSRFKYELGEHFDIDPRNIHSYIIGEHGDSEIAAWSLTSIAGMSAEEYSTKVCEHCGPSLEFKKQIPEKVKNAAYEMIKKKGYTNYAVGLAVRRIVDAILRDEDAILTVSSLFTGQYGIDNIYLAIPTIVNRGGAKKILEVDLCEEEKEKLKASGDLLKSHLNEAGI from the coding sequence ATGAAGATAGAAAAAGGAAATAAAATTTCAATCATAGGAGCAGGCTTTGTTGGTTCAACAACAGCATATGCTCTCTTATTAGAAGGAATAGCATCAGAAATAGTAATTGTGGACATAAACAAAGACAAGGCAGAAGCCGAAGCAATGGATTTATCTCATGGAGCTGCTTTTCTTAAACCTTGTAATGTAAAGGCAGGAGATTATGTTGATACAAAAGATTCAGATATAGTTATTATAACTGCAGGAGTAGGACAAAAACCTGGAGAGACAAGATTAGATATAATTAATAAGAACTTGGGTGTCTTCAAGCAGATTGTTCCAGAAGTAGTTAAGTATAATCCAGATGCAATTCTATTAGTAGTATCAAATCCGGTAGATGTATTAACCTATATAACTTACAAGTTATCTGGATTCCCAGCTGAAAGAGTCATAGGTTCAGGTACTGTTCTTGATACATCAAGATTTAAGTATGAGTTAGGAGAACATTTTGATATAGATCCAAGAAATATTCATAGTTATATTATAGGAGAACATGGCGATTCAGAAATAGCAGCATGGAGCTTAACAAGTATAGCAGGAATGAGTGCAGAAGAGTATTCAACTAAGGTGTGTGAACATTGTGGTCCATCCTTAGAGTTTAAGAAACAGATACCAGAGAAGGTAAAGAATGCAGCATATGAAATGATAAAGAAAAAGGGTTATACAAATTATGCAGTTGGGTTAGCAGTAAGAAGAATAGTGGATGCAATATTAAGAGATGAGGATGCTATATTAACAGTTTCATCATTGTTTACAGGGCAATATGGAATTGATAATATATATTTAGCAATTCCAACTATAGTTAATAGAGGTGGAGCTAAAAAAATATTAGAAGTAGATTTATGTGAGGAAGAGAAGGAAAAATTAAAGGCTTCTGGAGATCTATTAAAATCTCACCTAAATGAAGCAGGTATATAA
- a CDS encoding 3'-5' exonuclease produces the protein MKLLFFDTETTGIKPGSICQLSYITVDTSVKPQLTQGKNYFFTVDYVEPSAEEVHGFSVEKLYELSDGMYFDDLVENFYEDFKSADFIIGHNVSFDIKFLKHELAPMGEDFVPKNTFCTMSYYKNICNIPRPNGEIKNPKLSELVKFLNISDGTIAATADKLFEGSGDYHDARFDTAATYLAVIEGIKKRLIPAGYFSKQS, from the coding sequence ATGAAACTTTTATTTTTTGATACAGAAACAACTGGCATAAAACCGGGAAGCATATGTCAATTAAGTTATATAACAGTAGATACCTCTGTTAAGCCACAATTAACTCAAGGAAAAAATTATTTTTTTACAGTTGATTATGTTGAGCCTTCCGCAGAAGAAGTTCATGGCTTCTCTGTAGAGAAGTTATATGAATTAAGCGATGGAATGTATTTTGATGATTTAGTAGAAAATTTTTATGAAGATTTTAAAAGTGCTGATTTTATCATAGGTCATAATGTATCTTTTGATATAAAATTTTTAAAACATGAACTTGCTCCTATGGGAGAAGATTTCGTACCTAAAAATACTTTCTGTACGATGAGTTATTATAAGAATATTTGTAATATTCCTAGACCAAATGGAGAAATTAAAAATCCAAAATTATCTGAGCTGGTAAAGTTCCTAAATATATCAGATGGCACTATAGCCGCTACTGCAGATAAACTTTTTGAAGGAAGTGGCGATTATCATGATGCAAGATTTGATACTGCTGCCACATATTTAGCAGTAATTGAAGGAATCAAAAAGAGATTAATTCCAGCAGGATATTTTAGCAAACAAAGTTAA